In the genome of Neodiprion pinetum isolate iyNeoPine1 chromosome 2, iyNeoPine1.2, whole genome shotgun sequence, one region contains:
- the ninaC gene encoding neither inactivation nor afterpotential protein C isoform X3 yields MEDYERGGGWGGGREDHRDAGGGGGGTLQRLDSIQDPGKRYTLKDRIGSGVCGDVFEATDLQAGNKKVAIKVQKLTQDTQALIVEEYRVLRDFAGHPNLPEFYGIYRRRSGKKTEPDQVWFVMEFCEGGSVMDLVRGLAASDKKLKEEHIGYILKEVVKALLHLHENNVVHRDVRGNNILLTKNGEVKLVDFGLSRMIKGELGKRKTCIGSPCWMAPEVVTSKDTPETGYGSRVDVWAIGITAIELADGKPPFQDMHPSRALFQIIRNPPPNLYRPANWTQNFNDFIAECLEKNPDNRPFMAEIMEHPFLSELPENDYPLAQDLKALAMDFSGKGRLDRRPEVIVRTGHLKTHQTGPLEKMLVEDLAALEHLSEDAILDELQERLKLGYFQSFVGDVLLILNPNEEQDIYGAHFHTKYQCKSRSDNAPHIYAVGDSAYQDVLHNEEGQHIIFAGESYSGKTRNMMHVVRHLMYLGKGMQDAGVRVFKAIEVIHAMSNAATPLNPNSTRCVLQIQTTFGTTGKASGAIFMLYQLEKWRISTRDRNQSNFHIFYYFYDGLDTAGQLRQYSLTPGRRYRYLRISDKTSGNKKRSFKVRNDPHGNSRKFQDFKEALKSLEMEAESETIWKTLAAILILGEVKFAEGNNSDAEIENSDVASKAAELLGVEVKKFSWSLTNYCLIKKGSAVRRRHTVEEAKEARDVLANTIYQRLVDWTVNNINYKLSVTRTLFGDKYCINVLDLFGFECFAVNRIEQLFVNTMNEQLQCHYNQRVFVWEMQEQQEEEIPVQQLHFYDNREAVEQLMGKTSGLFRIIEDASRQLQDAQYICETLKTSAQGVHVKGLSNHEFSIAHYTGKLVYDASEISEKNRDFVPPEMIETMRLSSVEAVVQMFTNQLTRSGNLTMIVQQPKPPEKTTKGKWSAILLQENTKTRKFNTASRGQFSQTRKMRTCSATFRSASLEILKTLSVGGGSGGTHFVRCLRSDLEGVPRGFYREVVRQQIRALAVLDTAKARQRGYPHRIPFQEFLRRYKFLAFDFDENVELTKDNCRLLLVRLKMEGWVIGKTKVFLKYYNEEYLSRLYETQVKKIIKVQCMMRAFLARKSMASKIVNIKKTVASLDNSEGEQGDVAGGCSCDDTKSVQGSLGEEAPPSEGEPEVRSVGSGDEELRDVLQQQVEVEEHVPSPPTLPCSPVSRPRAFFTASPPVQSIDDSQTSDNE; encoded by the exons ATGGAGGACTATGAGAGGGGCGGAGGGTGGGGAGGAGGCCGCGAGGATCACAGGGACgcaggaggaggaggcggagggACTCTTCAACGACTGGATAGTATCCAGGATCCGGGAAAGCGATACACCCTGAAGGACCGGATCGGGTCCGGAGTCTGCGGTGACGTCTTTGAAGCGACGGATTTACAGGCCG GAAACAAAAAGGTCGCTATCAAAGTCCAGAAGCTGACCCAGGACACGCAGGCTCTGATAGTCGAGGAGTACAGAGTGCTTCGCGACTTCGCCGGACACCCAAACCTACCCGAATTTTATGGAATCTACCGGAGGAGGTCTGGTAAGAAAACGGAACCCGATCAAGTGTGGTTCGTGATGGAG TTCTGCGAGGGTGGATCCGTGATGGACTTGGTCAGAGGGTTGGCAGCCTCGGACAAAAAACTTAAGGAGGAACACATCGGTTATATCTTGAAGGAAGTCGTTAAG GCATTGCTGCATCTTCACGAGAACAATGTGGTGCATCGAGACGTCCGCGGAAATAACATACTCCTCACAAAAAATGGGGAGGTCAAATTGGTGGACTTCGGATTGTCTCGCATGATAAAAGGAGAGTTGGGTAAGAGGAAGACCTGTATAGGATCACCCTGCTGGATGGCACCGGAAGTGGTCACCAGCAAAGACACACCGGAAACGGGGTACGGAAGCAGAGTGGACGTCTGGGCTATAGGAATAACGGCCATTGAATTAGCCGATGGCAAACCACCGTTTCAAGACATGCATCCTAGTAGAGCACTCTTCCAAATCATAAGAAACCCACCGCCCAATCTCTACAGACCGGCTAACTGGACACagaatttcaacgatttcatCGCAGA GTGCCTAGAGAAGAATCCAGACAATAGACCATTCATGGCAGAGATAATGGAGCACCCCTTCTTATCAGAACTGCCGGAGAATGACTATCCG CTCGCCCAGGACTTGAAAGCCTTAGCCATGGACTTCAGTGGAAAGGGACGACTTGACAGAAGACCGGAAGTTATCGTTCGCACAGGACACCTTAAG ACTCATCAGACGGGACCTCTTGAGAAAATGTTGGTTGAAGATTTGGCAGCTCTGGAACACCTTTCGGAGGATGCAATCCTTGACGAGTTACAGGAGAGACTGAAGCTAGGATACTTCCAGTCCTTTGTTGGCGATGTCTTGCTAATTTTGAACCCAAATGAGGAACAGGATATCTACGGAGCTCAC ttCCACACAAAGTATCAGTGCAAATCTAGATCGGACAATGCGCCTCATATATACGCGGTAGGAGATAGCGCTTACCAAGACGTCCTGCACAACGAAGAGGGTCAGCACATAATATTCGCAGGAGAAAGTTACTCAGGAAAGACGCGAAACATGATGCATGTAGTGAGACATTTGATGTACTTGGGAAAG GGTATGCAAGACGCGGGAGTCAGGGTCTTCAAGGCTATCGAAGTAATTCACGCCATGAGCAACGCCGCGACACCATTGAACCCGAATTCAACTAGGTGCGTTCTCCAAATCCAAACGACCTTCGGTACCACCGGAAAGGCATCGGGCGCCATTTTTATGTTGTACCAATTGGAGAAATGGCGCATATCAACGCGCGATAG AAATCAATCGAACTTCCACATTTTCTACTACTTCTACGACGGTCTCGACACTGCGGGTCAATTGCGCCAGTATTCATTGACCCCTGGACGGAGATACAGATATTTGAGAATCAGTGACAAGACTAGCGGCAACAAAAAGAGATCGTTCAAAGTGAGAAACGACCCCCATGGAAATTCCAGAAAGTTTCAAGACTTTAAGGAGGCCTTGAAAAGTTTGGAAATGGAAGCGGAATCAGAAACGATTTGGAAAACTCTGGCGGCGATTTTAATCCTCGGTGAGGTAAAATTTGCCGAAGGGAACAACTCCGACGCTGAAATCGAGAACAGTGACGTAGCAAGCAAAG CTGCTGAGTTGCTGGGGgtggaggtgaaaaaattctcctGGTCACTGACTAACTATTGCCTGATCAAAAAGGGGTCAGCAGTAAGAAGAAGGCATACTGTCGAGGAAGCCAAAGAAGCCAGGGATGTGCTTGCGAATACGATCTATCAAAGACTAGTTGACTGGACCGTCAATAACATTAACTACAAGCTCTCCGTAACCCGAACTTTGTT TGGCGACAAGTACTGTATCAATGTCCTAGACCTGTTTGGATTTGAATGCTTTGCGGTAAACAGAATCGAGCAACTTTTCGTGAACACAATGAACGAGCAGCTGCAGTGTCATTATAACCAGAGAGTATTCGTGTGGGAAATG CAAGAacaacaagaagaagaaatccCCGTACAGCAGCTTCATTTCTACGACAACCGCGAGGCCGTTGAACAGTTAATGGGAAAGACTAGCGGACTATTTCGCATAATAGAGGACGCTTCGCGACAGCTTCAGGACGCTCAGTACATTTGTGAGACCTTGAAAACGTCCGCGCAAGGAGTACACGTAAAGGGACTCAGCAACCACGAGTTCAGCATCGCCCACTACACGGGTAAACTCGTCTACGACGCCAGCGAGATATCGGAAAAGAACCGGGACTTTGTACCCCCCGAGATGATCGAAACTATGAGGCTCTCGAGTGTGGAAGCGGTCGTTCAGATGTTCACCAACCAGTTGACACGTTCCGGTAACCTGACAATGATTGTCCAGCAGCCTAAGCCACCGGAAAAAACTACGAAGGGAAAATGGAGTGCAATTTTACTGCAGGAAAACACCAAAACAAGG AAATTCAACACTGCATCGAGAGGGCAGTTTTCTCAGACCCGGAAGATGCGCACTTGCTCTGCCACCTTCCGGTCTGCCAGTCTTGAGATATTGAAAACCTTGTCCGTCGGCGGAGGAAGCGGAGGTACGCATTTCGTAAGGTGTCTCCGATCGGACCTCGAAGGAGTACCCCGGGGATTTTACAGGGAAGTTGTCAGACAACAGATACGGGCTCTAGCTGTCCTTGACACCGCGAAAGCGAGACAACGCGGTTACCCGCACAGAATACCCTTTCAAGAGTTCCTCAGGAG GTACAAGTTCCTCGCCTTTGACTTCGACGAGAACGTTGAATTGACAAAGGACAATTGTAGACTGCTTTTGGTGCGACTGAAAATGGAGGGTTGGGTCATCGGGAAGACGAAAGTTTTCCTCAAATACTACAACGAGGAGTATTTGTCGAGATTATACGAGACCCAGGTGAAAAAGATCATCAAGGTGCAGTGCATGATGAGGGCTTTCCTCGCGCGTAAGAGCATGGCTTCGAAAATTGTCAATATTAAGAAAACTGTTG CAAGCCTCGATAACAGCGAAGGAGAACAAGGAGATGTCGCAGGAGGATGCAGCTGTGATGATACAAAAAG CGTACAGGGGTCACTCGGTGAGGAAGCACCCCCTTCCGAAGGGGAACCTGAAGTCAGATCAGTGGGATCAGGAGACGAAGAACTTCGTGATGTTCTACAGCAGCAAGTGGAGGTCGAAGAGCATGTTCCAAGTCCTCCTACACTACCGTGCAGCCCGGTATCAAGACCTCGTGCATTTTTCACAGCAA GTCCACCTGTTCAATCAATCGATGATAGCCAAACTTCAGACAACGAGTGA